Part of the Acomys russatus chromosome 19, mAcoRus1.1, whole genome shotgun sequence genome, aaaaaaaaaaatccaagtggtCAAACCGGTACAGAGTTAGGAAACACCACGCACCATTTGACTACTTAAAACCCCACGGCGCTTTGAGGCTGTTGGGCGCCATGTTAATTAGGGGCACTTAGCAGCCATTTCCCGCTTCTCGTCTATCCGGTACCTGTATTTGATTGGGTCACCGGGTTGGAGTGCTTTGTGGGAGGAAAGCCATTTGGAGGCGGTTGGGGATTTTTGTGCGTTCTCACGGGGGGCCAGGAGGAGGCGACCGGCGCGCAGGCGCGTTTGTTAAGAGTAGTGCCCGCGCTTTGAGACCCAGAGCGTCCCCTTTGTTCCCCGTGGGGGCCCAGGCggcgggagagggagggagggaggggctgcggGCGTCCGCGCCGAGGGGCGGGGCCCAGTTCGCGCTccgccgcccccaccccgccGCCGCCTAGGGGCAGGGCCCCCACTGCCCCCCGCCCCTTCCCACGCTTCGGCCCGTCGCCCccagcgcgcgcgcacgcgcgcgtgtgcacacacacgcgagCCCAGGCAGCATGCAAATGAGGTACCCAGAGCCGGGGGGCCCGGGTGTGGgggggaggatgagggagggggagagggggtggtCCCGGGTGCGCATGCCCGTGCGCGCCCCCGCCACCTgttcccccccaccaccaccacgctgCGTTGGCTCTCTTCCCTGCGCGCGCCCCGCCGAGCGGCGGCGGTCCGTCCGGGCTCGCGAGCGCGCGCGCAGACCCCCTCCCCCTTCAGCAGCCCCTGCCGCCGATGTCCCCGCCGCCGCTCATTGGCCACCGCACCCTGAGGGCCCGCCCAGCTTGCGGGCTGGGCCACTCGGGGCTGACAGGCAGGCACGCGTCCGTCCGGActgtgtgggtgggggagggtcgAGGAATCACTTTCTTCACTTCGTAGGTATGTTCCAGAAATTCAGCTTCTTGTCCAGGCTACCTCATGGTGCGAACCATATGTCCCTGGAAAAGTTGCACCCGCGTGGACCTCAAGCTGTGTGCATACTAAAAGGGGGTGCAAGTTTCCGGAGTGTGGCTCAGGTTTAATGTGCGTGAGGCCTTGAGCCCGATAAGGAGcgccacacacaaagaaaacttaaaagccaaccaaacaacaaaacagtgtaAAGAGGGGTGCAGGGTACCTCCACAGCATCTCCTGCTAGCTGCACCTGTAGCGCCCTTGTCCCCCAAGTACACTCCATTCCTACAACTTCGGGATCTTGTGGACACTGGGAAGTGAGAGTCATGGATTTTTGAGTGCGTTCTGTATTCCAGACAGTGTACCAGGGACATTTTTTTAGCTTCCGTATTCCTGTCGATTCGCCCCGCATCCTCGGGTATATCGattttacagagaaagaaactgattCAGAGACAGAGCCACTTTGCAGAGTCACATGCTAATTATTGGCTGCACTGGATCCAAACCCAGGACTGGAAGACCACGAGATatccttctacacacacacacacacacacacacacacacacacacacacacacgatatccTGTACACACAAAGTCCTCAAGAtatcttccaacacacacacacacacacacactcctcaagatatcctatacacacacaaagacctcaagatatacacacacacacacacacacacaccacacacaccccttggCCACTGAGGTTCATAAGCCTGGTTTGGTGTCTTGTCACTTACTGGCAGAAAGAACTTAAGGAACTCACTTGGCTTTTCTGtgccttagtttttgttttgttttgttgcaaaCTTAAGCTttttgcaaaatgaaaaatattcccTCAAAGGGGTGGTGTGAACCCTAACTATCCATGCTGCTCTGCTGCCTTTTTTGTGTAGTATGTTCACAGCGTGTCTGGGTTAGTAGGTAAAactaatcaaaacaaacaaaaccaacaaggaTGAAcctctgcccaccccctccccccagttccATCttacaaaaaatacaaataagcccGGATCTTGGCTAAGGCCACATATTCAGCGTTTGATTTCTGGGTATCTGACTTCCAAGCCCAGACTCTCAGCACCTTGGATACATGTCCGTCAGAACTCAACAGAGTTTGCCTAGGACCTGTCTATCCCTTTCTAGCCCTCCCCATCTCTGTGGGAGGGGGGACTTCTGAGGCCTTGGTGGCCCACAATTGGATGAACTGTTTCAAGGCATCCACATTCTCatgtggatgatgatgatgacgacagcggcgatggtggtggtgattggcTTGTTTTGATCTTAAAGGGTTTTTTTGTAGTcactattctgttgctgtgaggaaaaacagtgaccacagcaacttCTACAGAAAGCgtttaattgagggcttgcttacattttcagagggtTTTGTCTATGGTCATCTTGGCTGGGAGCAAGGTGGCCAATAGGCTGACgcggtgctggagcagtagctaagagctcacatctgatccctAAGTTTGAGGTACAGGGAGACTGGCCTGGCGTGGGATTTTAAAACCTCAACGCTCACTCATAGTGaaacacttactccaacaaggccacacctcctcctaatGTTTCCCAAACAGTTGCACTAGAAACCagacattcaaacacaggagccaagggctgtgtgtgtgtgtgtgtgtgtgtgtgtgtgtgtgtgtgtgtgattcagaCCACCATAAAAGAAAGCCTAGATCCAAAAAGATTAGGCAGTCATGGATGCCCTTTGGTGGAGGGCACTCAGTATGTTTTATCAGCGCTACAGAATTGTCTTGTTATATGGGTAACAAAAGAATTAGATAGGTGAGATACTGGGGTACATGGAGGCTTAGACCATCACCACACTGACGCcgccccctctcttctctcagccGGCTCCAGTACCCAGACTCAAGCTCCCCACTGCTCAATGGACAACCCCAGCTCAGACCCGTTGCCTTCAACTTTGTCTGGGGAGGAAGAAAAACCTCTGGTCTTACTTCCTCCTGTTCCCCGGGGCCGCCGAGGCCGACCTCCAGGGGGAGCCACCACGTCCAATCGGACTCTCAAGTCCTCCCTCCCTCGAAAGCGGGGCCGCCCCCCCAAATCAGTGCAGGAAGCCCCGTTGCCAGCACCAGTGGACAGCGGTGGCAGCAGCGATCTTCTGTTGATCGACGATCAGGGCGTTCCTTACACGGTTCCCGAAGGGTCAGCCGATGGGCCCCAGGGCTCCGGCCCCAAGAGGGCCCCACACTTCTGCCCTGTGTGCCTGAGAGCCTTCCCCTACCTCTCCGACCTGGAGCGCCACAGCATCTCACATTCAGAATTGAAGCCACACGTGTGCAAAGATTGCGGCAAGACCTTCAAGCGGTCCAGCCACTTGCGGCGTCATTGCAACATCCATGCTGGCCTTAGGCCCTTCCGTTGCGTGCTCTGCCCTCGCCGCTTCCGAGAGGCAGGGGAGCTTGCACATCACCACCGCATCCACTCTGGGGAGCGACCATACCAATGCCCCTCGTGCAGGGTGCGCTTCACCGAGGCCAATACCCTCCGGCGCCATTACAAACGCAAACACCCAGAGCTTGTGGGAATGCCCGTGCGCCTGTGCCCCCCAAACCCAAGGCCCCAACCTCTGTGGGATGACGATGACGAGGGCACCCCTGTTCCAGAAGGGGTACGGGAGGAGAGTCCTGAAGGAAAGGAGCCTGCTTGGCCCATGTCGTCCACCACTTCTCCCGTGTCTGGGTTTACAGCAGAGGGTTCAGCTGGCGCTGGACATGGCCAAGGAGCCCAAGACACCCTTATTTCTGGTGGTATTCCCGTCGTGGAAGGG contains:
- the Znf524 gene encoding zinc finger protein 524 — translated: MDNPSSDPLPSTLSGEEEKPLVLLPPVPRGRRGRPPGGATTSNRTLKSSLPRKRGRPPKSVQEAPLPAPVDSGGSSDLLLIDDQGVPYTVPEGSADGPQGSGPKRAPHFCPVCLRAFPYLSDLERHSISHSELKPHVCKDCGKTFKRSSHLRRHCNIHAGLRPFRCVLCPRRFREAGELAHHHRIHSGERPYQCPSCRVRFTEANTLRRHYKRKHPELVGMPVRLCPPNPRPQPLWDDDDEGTPVPEGVREESPEGKEPAWPMSSTTSPVSGFTAEGSAGAGHGQGAQDTLISGGIPVVEGSRKQGPKSLGPEAIYHPPAD